In a genomic window of Occallatibacter riparius:
- a CDS encoding glycoside hydrolase family 125 protein translates to MHSGPLSRRTVLRTMALTAGASCLPAAASFAESSFESKRPAPSARKFRSKAVDAAIDATAAKLRDPELAWLFSNCLPNTLDTTVEFGSYEGKPDTVVVTGDIPAMWLRDSSAQVWPYLPFLAQDADLAHLIEGVIRRQTRCILADPYANAFMPDLATRTPLEWSRDDKTQMHPGVGERKWEVDSLCYPVRLAHRYWKETRDTSPFDARWAEAMHTIIETFKTQQRKTSRGPYSFQRSSAAPTDTLSEDGFGNPARPVGLIFSGFRPSDDACAYPLNIPGNFFAVRTLLRIEEMLTEIAHDATIARSARQLADEVKAALHANARLHHPTGGEVYAYEIDGFGNAIFMDDANVPSLLAMPYLESCNIDDAAYQATRKFVLSDANPYFFRGTAAEGIGGPHIGHDMIWPMSIIMRALTTHDDREQLQCLRWLKSTHAGTGFMHESFNKDDPKKFTRSWFAWANTLFGELILTLAKNSPGVLAQA, encoded by the coding sequence ATGCATTCTGGCCCCCTGTCGCGCCGTACCGTCCTCCGCACCATGGCCCTTACCGCCGGAGCGTCGTGCCTCCCTGCCGCCGCTTCCTTTGCAGAATCTTCCTTCGAGTCGAAGCGCCCCGCACCCTCCGCCCGCAAATTCCGCAGCAAGGCTGTTGACGCCGCAATCGATGCCACGGCCGCAAAGCTCCGCGATCCCGAACTCGCCTGGCTCTTCTCCAACTGCCTGCCCAATACGCTCGACACCACCGTCGAATTCGGCAGCTACGAAGGCAAACCCGACACAGTGGTCGTCACCGGCGACATCCCCGCGATGTGGCTTCGTGATTCCTCGGCGCAAGTCTGGCCCTACCTGCCGTTCCTCGCGCAGGATGCCGATCTTGCTCACCTCATCGAAGGTGTCATCCGCCGCCAGACCCGCTGCATCCTGGCCGACCCCTACGCCAACGCCTTCATGCCAGACCTCGCCACCCGCACGCCGCTGGAGTGGTCGCGCGATGACAAGACCCAGATGCATCCCGGCGTCGGCGAGCGCAAATGGGAAGTCGACTCGCTCTGCTACCCGGTTCGCCTTGCGCACCGCTACTGGAAAGAAACGCGCGACACATCGCCCTTCGATGCACGCTGGGCCGAGGCGATGCACACCATCATCGAGACCTTCAAGACGCAGCAGCGCAAAACCTCGCGGGGTCCTTATTCATTTCAGCGCTCGTCGGCCGCTCCCACTGACACGCTCAGCGAGGACGGCTTCGGCAACCCTGCGCGGCCCGTTGGCCTCATCTTCTCCGGCTTCCGTCCCTCCGACGACGCCTGCGCTTATCCGCTCAACATTCCCGGCAACTTCTTCGCAGTCCGCACGCTGCTCCGGATCGAAGAAATGCTCACCGAGATCGCGCACGATGCCACCATCGCCCGCAGTGCGCGCCAGCTCGCGGACGAAGTCAAGGCCGCCCTCCATGCGAACGCGCGCCTTCATCACCCCACCGGAGGCGAAGTCTACGCCTACGAAATCGACGGCTTTGGCAACGCCATCTTCATGGACGACGCCAACGTTCCCAGCCTGCTGGCCATGCCATATCTCGAATCCTGCAACATCGACGACGCCGCATATCAAGCCACGCGGAAGTTCGTCCTCAGCGACGCCAATCCTTACTTCTTCCGCGGAACAGCGGCCGAGGGCATCGGAGGCCCCCACATCGGCCATGACATGATTTGGCCCATGTCCATCATCATGCGCGCCCTCACCACCCACGACGACCGCGAGCAACTGCAATGCCTGCGCTGGCTCAAATCAACCCATGCCGGCACCGGCTTCATGCACGAGAGCTTCAACAAAGATGATCCGAAGAAGTTCACCCGCTCCTGGTTTGCCTGGGCCAACACCCTCTTCGGCGAGCTCATCCTCACGCTTGCCAAGAATTCTCCCGGCGTCCTTGCGCAAGCCTGA
- a CDS encoding beta-glucosidase, whose protein sequence is MRSNRPASPVRLALTLATVATISIPMLAQRPQGQHKVTGPWQNTSLSPDERADLVLKELTLDEKIALLHGVGMPTDEPVTPENADSNRGVGYTQGVKRLGIPGIDMSDAAYGVRSSGVNGRYSTALPANVAAAASWDTDAAYEYGKLIGTELRAQGFNMTLGGGVDITREPRNGRTFEYLGEDPILAGELVAKLIQGTQSQNVIGDIKHYAFNDQESGRNIVDVTVDKRAAHESDLLAFEIGVLKGKPAAVMCSYNRVHGDFACENDWLLNEVLKKGWKFPGFVLSDWGGTHSTEKASKNGLDNEQPGWRFFGPKYKEAVEAGRIPQAELDEHVHRILRSMFATGVIDHPRQRFVVDPIAGLETARKIEEGSIVLLKNKGNALPLKANAVKTIAVIGAHSDVGMISGGGSAQVDPIGGNALKPFGQGPTHWLEEIWFPSSPLKAIQARAPHANVKYDAGVDPAAAAAAAKGADVAIVFAYRWESEGMDLPNLSLEKYKADGKEVDQDAVIAAVAAANPHTVVVLESGSPVTMPWVDAPAAILEAWYAGSDGANAVGNVLFGTVNPSGKLPNTFPKSEDDLPRPKIAPPPPMHWSAPSQDGSEPKVPDYGVTYDEGVKVGYKWYDTEKKTVLFPFGYGLSYTTFGYSGLKADAGDTVKVTFTLANTGAKEGAEVAEVYAALPAAAQEPPKRLVGFAKVNLKPGEKKPVTIEIEKKYLSIWDESKNDWSLLPGDYTLMVGGSSDKLPLKATVSLK, encoded by the coding sequence ATGCGGTCGAACCGACCTGCTTCACCTGTACGTCTGGCCCTGACGCTCGCTACTGTCGCAACGATTTCGATTCCCATGCTGGCCCAGCGGCCGCAGGGACAACACAAGGTGACTGGGCCTTGGCAGAATACGAGCCTGTCGCCGGATGAGCGCGCCGATCTCGTGCTCAAGGAACTGACGCTGGATGAGAAGATTGCGCTGCTGCACGGCGTGGGCATGCCTACCGATGAACCGGTGACGCCCGAGAATGCTGATTCGAACCGCGGAGTGGGCTATACGCAGGGAGTCAAGCGACTGGGGATTCCGGGCATTGACATGAGCGACGCGGCATATGGCGTGCGCTCAAGCGGCGTGAACGGACGCTACTCGACTGCACTGCCTGCGAACGTGGCAGCGGCAGCGAGCTGGGATACCGATGCTGCCTATGAGTACGGCAAGCTGATCGGCACGGAGCTGCGCGCGCAGGGTTTCAACATGACGCTGGGCGGCGGCGTGGACATTACACGCGAGCCGCGCAATGGGCGGACGTTCGAGTATCTGGGCGAGGATCCGATTCTGGCCGGCGAGCTGGTGGCGAAGCTGATCCAGGGCACGCAGTCGCAGAACGTGATTGGCGACATCAAGCACTACGCGTTCAACGACCAGGAGAGCGGCCGGAACATCGTAGATGTGACAGTGGACAAGCGCGCGGCGCACGAGAGCGATCTGCTGGCGTTCGAAATTGGCGTGCTGAAGGGCAAGCCGGCGGCGGTGATGTGCTCGTATAACCGGGTGCATGGCGACTTTGCCTGCGAGAACGACTGGCTCCTGAATGAAGTGCTGAAGAAGGGCTGGAAGTTCCCAGGCTTTGTGCTGTCGGACTGGGGCGGAACGCATTCGACGGAGAAGGCTTCGAAGAACGGGCTGGATAACGAGCAGCCGGGATGGCGGTTCTTCGGACCGAAGTACAAGGAGGCCGTGGAGGCAGGCAGAATCCCGCAGGCTGAATTGGATGAGCATGTGCACCGCATTCTGCGTTCGATGTTTGCAACCGGCGTGATCGATCATCCGCGGCAGCGGTTCGTTGTTGATCCGATTGCGGGCCTGGAGACGGCGCGGAAGATCGAAGAAGGCAGCATTGTTCTGCTGAAGAACAAGGGCAACGCGCTGCCACTGAAGGCGAACGCGGTGAAAACGATTGCCGTGATCGGCGCGCACAGCGATGTGGGCATGATCTCGGGCGGCGGTTCGGCGCAGGTGGATCCCATTGGCGGGAATGCGCTGAAGCCGTTTGGGCAGGGGCCGACACACTGGCTCGAGGAGATCTGGTTCCCGTCGTCGCCGTTGAAGGCGATCCAGGCGCGGGCTCCGCATGCGAACGTAAAGTACGACGCGGGTGTCGACCCGGCTGCCGCGGCCGCGGCAGCGAAGGGCGCGGATGTGGCGATTGTCTTCGCGTACCGGTGGGAGAGCGAGGGCATGGACCTGCCGAACCTGTCTCTGGAGAAGTACAAGGCTGACGGCAAGGAAGTGGACCAGGATGCTGTGATTGCGGCGGTGGCCGCGGCGAATCCGCACACGGTTGTGGTGCTGGAGTCCGGCAGCCCGGTGACGATGCCGTGGGTGGACGCTCCGGCGGCGATCCTCGAGGCCTGGTATGCGGGATCGGACGGCGCGAATGCGGTAGGCAATGTGCTGTTCGGAACTGTGAATCCGAGCGGCAAGCTGCCGAACACGTTCCCAAAGAGCGAAGACGATTTGCCGAGGCCGAAGATTGCGCCGCCTCCGCCGATGCACTGGAGCGCGCCGTCTCAGGACGGATCAGAGCCGAAGGTGCCTGACTACGGCGTGACCTACGACGAAGGCGTGAAGGTGGGCTACAAGTGGTATGACACCGAAAAGAAGACGGTGCTGTTTCCGTTCGGGTATGGGCTGTCGTATACGACGTTCGGCTACTCGGGGCTGAAGGCCGACGCGGGCGACACCGTGAAGGTGACGTTCACGCTTGCCAACACCGGAGCGAAGGAAGGCGCGGAGGTTGCGGAAGTTTATGCCGCTCTGCCGGCTGCTGCGCAGGAACCGCCGAAGCGGCTTGTGGGATTCGCGAAGGTGAATCTAAAGCCGGGCGAGAAGAAGCCGGTCACGATCGAGATCGAGAAGAAGTATTTGTCGATCTGGGATGAGAGCAAGAATGACTGGTCGCTGCTGCCGGGCGATTACACGCTGATGGTCGGCGGATCGAGCGACAAGCTTCCGTTGAAGGCTACGGTGAGCTTGAAGTAG
- a CDS encoding GWxTD domain-containing protein — protein MRNPRSNHVAASIVALLLTCTAIGMRASLSAQSPASANGAHTPLVGPYLTWINQDVVWIMAADERAAYISLPTNSERLQFIKDFWDRRNPNPGSSENMFKQEHYRRLAYANRRFASNQPGWESDRGRIYIIYGKPDSIDAHPSGGNGEGGPFEVWHYNQARSSAAQEGTTGNGVTYGLDLRNADLQFTDTCRCGDYKLTSPLP, from the coding sequence ATGCGGAACCCCCGATCTAACCACGTCGCAGCATCAATCGTCGCGCTTCTGCTCACCTGCACTGCGATCGGGATGAGGGCCAGTCTTTCCGCCCAATCGCCTGCCTCTGCAAACGGCGCTCACACTCCGCTTGTCGGTCCATACCTGACCTGGATTAATCAGGACGTCGTCTGGATCATGGCCGCTGATGAACGCGCCGCATACATTTCTCTGCCCACTAACTCCGAACGGCTCCAGTTCATCAAGGATTTCTGGGATCGCCGCAATCCCAACCCGGGTTCCAGCGAAAACATGTTCAAACAAGAGCATTACCGGCGTCTAGCCTACGCAAATCGGCGCTTCGCATCGAACCAGCCCGGCTGGGAATCCGATCGCGGCCGCATTTATATCATCTATGGCAAGCCGGACTCTATCGATGCACATCCCTCCGGCGGAAACGGGGAGGGAGGACCTTTCGAAGTCTGGCACTACAACCAGGCTCGCTCCAGCGCAGCGCAGGAAGGGACCACGGGGAACGGTGTTACATACGGGCTCGATCTCCGCAATGCCGACCTGCAATTCACTGATACCTGCCGCTGCGGCGACTACAAGTTGACCTCGCCCCTTCCGTAA
- the efp gene encoding elongation factor P: protein MAALIDAIDIKRKTYFEFENAPYLCLDVEVSTPTARGGQTLVRIKMRNLITRAVFDKTFKAGEKFKEPDLEDVEASYLYSDADGSYFLDQTTFETISLNKEKLGDALDFLTEGAMIKLDKFNGNPIGIQLPQQVALKVDYTEPGVRGATASATSTKPARLETGIEIKVPFFVEIGETVKVNTETREFSGRA from the coding sequence ATGGCCGCACTCATCGACGCCATCGATATCAAGCGCAAGACCTATTTCGAGTTCGAGAACGCACCCTATCTCTGTCTCGACGTCGAAGTATCCACCCCCACCGCCCGCGGCGGCCAGACCCTTGTCCGCATCAAGATGCGCAACCTGATCACGCGTGCCGTCTTCGACAAGACCTTCAAGGCCGGTGAGAAGTTCAAAGAGCCCGATCTGGAAGACGTCGAAGCGTCCTACCTCTACAGCGACGCCGACGGCTCCTACTTCCTCGACCAGACCACCTTCGAGACCATCTCCCTGAATAAGGAGAAGCTCGGCGACGCGCTCGACTTCCTCACCGAGGGCGCCATGATCAAGCTCGATAAGTTCAACGGTAACCCAATCGGCATCCAGCTTCCCCAGCAGGTCGCGCTCAAGGTCGACTACACCGAGCCTGGGGTGCGCGGCGCCACGGCCTCTGCTACTTCAACCAAGCCCGCCCGCCTCGAAACCGGTATCGAGATCAAGGTGCCGTTCTTTGTGGAAATCGGCGAGACCGTCAAGGTCAACACCGAGACCCGCGAATTCTCCGGCCGGGCTTAA
- a CDS encoding DinB family protein, translated as MKCKFSALVLGLIALPAALLAQQAAPAPSAAPANPITASERGLYMYLSGAVVRAAEKMPEENYSFKASPDVRSFGQLIGHEADANNMFCALATGEPNPAKNIEKTKTSKADLVAAVKDAVAYCGKAFDGMTDAKGAEIIKIFGSMNIARLTVFSLNTAHTDEHYGNIVTYMRLKGIVPPTSESQPAPASAPK; from the coding sequence ATGAAATGCAAGTTTTCTGCTCTCGTCCTAGGCCTGATAGCTCTTCCTGCCGCGCTGCTTGCCCAACAGGCAGCCCCAGCCCCATCCGCCGCACCCGCTAATCCCATCACCGCCAGTGAAAGGGGCCTCTATATGTACCTGAGCGGCGCGGTGGTTCGCGCCGCGGAAAAGATGCCAGAAGAGAATTACAGCTTCAAGGCCTCGCCGGATGTTCGCAGCTTCGGTCAGCTCATCGGCCACGAGGCTGACGCCAATAACATGTTCTGCGCGCTGGCCACCGGCGAACCTAATCCAGCCAAAAACATCGAAAAGACCAAGACCTCCAAGGCCGACCTGGTCGCGGCCGTCAAAGACGCCGTCGCCTACTGCGGCAAGGCCTTCGACGGCATGACCGACGCGAAGGGCGCCGAAATCATCAAGATCTTCGGCAGCATGAACATCGCACGCCTCACTGTCTTTTCGCTCAACACCGCCCACACTGACGAGCACTACGGCAACATCGTCACCTACATGCGCCTCAAAGGCATCGTGCCACCCACCAGCGAAAGCCAGCCCGCACCCGCATCCGCACCCAAGTAA
- a CDS encoding NAD-dependent malic enzyme: MPNQLHDSASEAKNVIRTHRTGYDLLLHPGLNKGTAFTEEERDVFGLHGLLPPHIGTLENQRERRKKALDNEPTAFGKYSLMRDLQDNDEVLFYSLIAHHIEELLPVVYTPAVGEGCQRFSEIWRKPRGLFISYPDRHLMDKMLANPRYNEIRCIVVSDGERILGLGDQGAGGMGIPIGKMALYTALGGIPPHHCLPILLDAGTDNQALLDNPIYIGWQHHRVRGPEYDEFIEMFVAAVMRRWPNILLQWEDFAGENALKILAKYRDRLCTFNDDVQGTAAVTTGTLLAAVQATGVPLKDQRIAMFGSGSAGVGIINLLIAALKDDGLSEAEARQRIYAFNRHGLMVEGDPALRASQMPLARKKEDVEGWKVDTAGPISLFDTVRNAKITVLVGTSAQAGAFTEETVRELARNAERPVILPLSNPTSKSEAAPADLLKWTDGKALIGTGSPFAPVEIDGRTVRISQTNNSYIFPGLALGILVSKARRVTDGMIMAAAKKLASLSPAVQDANAPLLPPIGDSRKVGLAVAEAVGMAAIAEGVSDMKPGELGDELRKYVWEPVYRRYELVKGDC; the protein is encoded by the coding sequence GTGCCGAACCAGCTTCACGACTCCGCCTCCGAAGCCAAGAATGTCATCCGTACCCACCGCACCGGCTATGATCTGCTGCTGCATCCCGGTCTGAACAAGGGAACCGCGTTCACTGAAGAGGAGCGCGATGTGTTCGGGCTTCACGGGCTGCTACCTCCCCACATCGGCACGCTGGAGAACCAGCGGGAGCGGCGCAAGAAGGCGCTGGACAACGAGCCGACGGCGTTCGGCAAGTATTCGCTGATGCGGGACTTGCAGGACAACGATGAGGTCCTGTTCTACTCGCTGATTGCCCACCACATCGAAGAGCTGCTGCCGGTGGTTTACACGCCGGCGGTGGGGGAGGGGTGCCAGCGTTTTTCGGAGATCTGGCGCAAGCCGAGGGGCTTGTTCATCAGTTACCCTGACCGGCATCTGATGGACAAGATGCTTGCCAATCCCCGCTACAACGAAATTCGCTGCATCGTCGTCAGCGACGGCGAACGCATTCTGGGCCTGGGCGATCAGGGCGCGGGCGGGATGGGCATCCCGATTGGCAAGATGGCGCTGTACACCGCATTGGGCGGAATCCCGCCGCACCACTGTTTGCCGATCTTACTGGACGCGGGAACGGATAACCAGGCGCTGCTGGACAATCCTATCTACATCGGCTGGCAACATCATCGAGTGCGCGGGCCGGAGTACGACGAATTTATCGAGATGTTTGTGGCGGCGGTAATGCGGCGGTGGCCCAACATCCTGCTGCAATGGGAGGACTTTGCCGGCGAGAACGCGCTGAAGATTCTGGCGAAGTATCGCGACCGTCTGTGCACGTTCAACGACGATGTGCAGGGCACGGCGGCGGTGACGACAGGAACGCTGCTGGCGGCGGTGCAGGCGACGGGCGTGCCGTTGAAGGATCAGAGAATTGCGATGTTCGGCTCGGGGTCGGCGGGTGTGGGGATCATCAATCTGCTGATTGCGGCGCTGAAGGACGATGGGTTAAGCGAGGCCGAGGCGAGGCAACGGATTTACGCGTTCAACCGGCATGGGCTGATGGTGGAGGGTGATCCGGCGCTGCGGGCAAGCCAAATGCCGCTGGCGCGGAAGAAAGAAGACGTAGAGGGCTGGAAGGTCGATACGGCCGGGCCCATCTCTCTCTTCGATACCGTGCGGAACGCGAAGATCACGGTGCTGGTGGGGACTTCGGCGCAGGCCGGAGCGTTCACCGAAGAGACGGTGCGGGAGTTGGCTCGCAATGCGGAGCGGCCGGTGATCCTGCCGCTGTCTAATCCCACATCAAAGTCCGAAGCTGCGCCAGCCGATCTGCTGAAGTGGACCGATGGGAAGGCGCTGATTGGAACGGGGAGTCCGTTTGCGCCGGTGGAGATTGATGGGCGAACGGTGCGGATTTCGCAGACCAACAACTCGTACATCTTTCCGGGGCTGGCGCTGGGGATTCTGGTCTCGAAAGCGCGGCGCGTGACGGATGGGATGATCATGGCCGCGGCGAAGAAGCTGGCGTCGTTATCGCCGGCGGTGCAGGATGCGAATGCTCCACTGCTGCCGCCGATTGGGGATTCGCGCAAGGTTGGGCTTGCGGTGGCTGAGGCTGTTGGAATGGCAGCGATTGCGGAAGGCGTTTCGGATATGAAGCCTGGTGAGCTGGGTGACGAGCTGCGGAAGTATGTTTGGGAGCCGGTGTATCGGCGGTATGAGCTGGTGAAGGGGGATTGCTGA
- a CDS encoding metallophosphoesterase produces MDYSVTGSDVQPRVSSPAAPQAAEAAKPVRRSIPFAAVAIMQTIIFLGHVLLYVTWKSFWSLDRDITMPLGAVLLVLSLTFVTSTILGFRSTNAFIAVFYKLAAIWLGFLNFLVWAACLCWAADLFLRVTLPHASLEVRPWVALILFGIAVIVSLFGFVNARLIRERRVTVKLPNLPEAWRGRKAMLVSDIHLGNVNGAGFSRRILKIFRRLDPSIVFIAGDLYDGSVVDAERLARPLFEMKAPLGVYFSEGNHEDHGDAAGFCAALRDGGIRVLRSEVVDVEGVKIIGIPYADSVYPMHFATFMEGLQLDPSQPSILLNHVPNRLPITEKAGVSLQLSGHTHGGQVFPFTWFTQRAFGKFTYGLQRFGNLQVLTSSGAGTWGPPMRVGTAPEVILITFA; encoded by the coding sequence ATGGATTATTCTGTCACGGGCTCAGACGTCCAGCCACGTGTGAGCTCGCCAGCGGCTCCGCAGGCTGCTGAAGCCGCCAAGCCGGTCCGGCGTTCCATCCCCTTTGCCGCCGTCGCGATCATGCAAACCATCATTTTCCTGGGACATGTGCTTCTGTACGTGACCTGGAAATCATTCTGGTCGCTGGATCGGGACATCACCATGCCGCTGGGCGCGGTTCTACTGGTGCTATCCCTGACCTTCGTTACTTCGACCATACTGGGATTTCGGTCGACAAACGCTTTCATTGCTGTGTTTTACAAGCTGGCGGCCATCTGGCTGGGATTTCTGAATTTTCTGGTGTGGGCAGCTTGTTTGTGCTGGGCTGCCGATCTGTTTCTGCGAGTCACGCTTCCCCACGCCTCACTGGAAGTCCGGCCCTGGGTTGCGTTGATTCTGTTCGGGATAGCGGTGATCGTTTCACTGTTTGGATTCGTGAATGCGCGGCTCATTCGTGAGCGGCGTGTCACGGTGAAGCTGCCCAATCTGCCAGAGGCGTGGCGCGGACGTAAGGCCATGCTGGTGAGCGATATTCACCTGGGCAACGTGAACGGGGCAGGATTCTCGCGGCGCATTCTGAAGATCTTCCGCAGGCTTGATCCGTCTATCGTCTTTATCGCGGGTGATCTATATGACGGATCGGTCGTCGATGCGGAGCGGCTGGCGCGACCTCTCTTCGAAATGAAGGCGCCGCTGGGAGTGTATTTCTCTGAAGGAAACCACGAGGACCACGGGGATGCGGCTGGCTTCTGCGCCGCTCTGCGCGATGGCGGCATTCGGGTTTTGCGCAGTGAAGTGGTTGATGTGGAAGGCGTTAAGATCATCGGGATCCCGTATGCTGATTCGGTGTATCCGATGCATTTTGCCACTTTTATGGAAGGATTGCAGCTCGATCCGAGCCAGCCTAGCATTCTGCTGAATCACGTGCCGAACCGGCTGCCGATCACCGAAAAGGCGGGCGTGAGCCTGCAGCTCTCGGGACATACGCACGGCGGGCAAGTGTTCCCATTCACGTGGTTTACGCAGCGAGCATTCGGGAAATTCACCTATGGATTGCAGAGGTTCGGAAACCTGCAGGTACTGACATCGAGCGGCGCGGGAACGTGGGGTCCGCCGATGCGCGTAGGCACCGCTCCCGAGGTGATTCTGATCACGTTCGCCTAG
- the hemW gene encoding radical SAM family heme chaperone HemW: MLESSIGIYVSVPFCRSKCTYCNFASGVYPASEHARYIARVIEEVTGARNWAEKLALDLPHPVDTIYLGGGTPSLLEPELFERLFGAIRRDFDVAADAEITVECAPGQLPQATLDAMASAGVNRVSLGVQSFIDKEAHESGRLHGRAIVLDDLRRLRASGISNLNVDLIAGLAGQTFASWDESLGVLLDSGVPHASVYMLEVDEDSRLGRELMAGGARYRAGLVPTDDAIAQMYETAISRLESAGLKQYEISNFAQPGSESRHNLRYWQRRPYLGLGLDASSMLRDREGEFVLRATTTDDLKGYLEGDTARETAWLGPERQVEEAWFLGLRTNAGVDPSELEEEFGTESTADSVGVAEGLVGDGLLTQQEGRFRLTPRGRLISNDIFQEFLAETGHEALGTSG; the protein is encoded by the coding sequence ATGCTGGAATCTTCAATTGGTATCTACGTTTCGGTGCCTTTTTGCAGGTCGAAGTGCACCTATTGCAATTTTGCTTCGGGAGTGTATCCAGCAAGTGAACACGCACGATATATTGCGCGGGTCATCGAAGAAGTAACGGGGGCCAGGAACTGGGCTGAGAAGCTGGCGCTCGATTTACCTCACCCTGTCGACACGATTTATCTGGGGGGCGGCACGCCGTCGCTGCTGGAGCCGGAGCTCTTCGAGCGCCTGTTCGGGGCGATCCGTCGCGACTTTGATGTCGCCGCCGATGCCGAGATCACGGTGGAATGCGCCCCGGGACAGCTTCCACAGGCGACGCTAGACGCGATGGCCAGCGCCGGCGTGAACCGCGTAAGCCTGGGCGTGCAATCGTTCATCGACAAGGAAGCCCATGAGAGTGGCCGCCTGCACGGCCGGGCCATTGTGCTCGACGATCTGCGTCGGCTGAGAGCTTCTGGAATCAGCAACCTGAACGTGGACCTGATCGCCGGGCTCGCCGGCCAGACATTCGCGTCCTGGGACGAGTCGCTCGGTGTGCTGCTCGATTCAGGCGTGCCTCATGCCAGTGTGTACATGCTCGAAGTGGACGAGGATTCGCGGCTGGGGCGGGAACTCATGGCCGGCGGAGCGCGCTACCGGGCCGGGCTGGTGCCCACGGACGACGCCATCGCGCAGATGTACGAGACCGCCATAAGCCGCCTGGAGTCAGCAGGGCTGAAGCAGTATGAGATCTCGAACTTCGCGCAGCCCGGGTCCGAATCGCGGCACAATCTCCGGTACTGGCAAAGAAGGCCTTACCTCGGGCTTGGGCTGGATGCCTCGTCGATGCTGCGGGACCGCGAAGGCGAGTTCGTGCTGCGGGCGACCACCACAGACGACCTCAAAGGCTATCTTGAGGGCGACACGGCCCGCGAGACCGCGTGGCTGGGCCCAGAGCGGCAGGTGGAAGAGGCCTGGTTCCTCGGGCTTAGAACCAATGCCGGCGTAGATCCCTCAGAACTGGAAGAGGAGTTCGGCACGGAATCGACGGCTGATTCCGTCGGTGTGGCGGAGGGGCTGGTGGGCGATGGGCTTCTCACTCAGCAGGAAGGCCGGTTCAGGCTCACTCCGCGGGGCCGTCTCATCTCGAATGACATCTTCCAGGAGTTCCTGGCAGAGACCGGCCACGAGGCATTAGGAACAAGTGGATAG